In the Doryrhamphus excisus isolate RoL2022-K1 chromosome 2, RoL_Dexc_1.0, whole genome shotgun sequence genome, gatgcacaattgtaatctgatgcatgttcaaatgaaatacaaccattaccataccaTTACCATGAGTTGTACAGAGTGATGGAAAACATCACAGAGATGATTGATCCAGACATGTTGTCTTCTCGACAACAGGAAGCTCCTCATCAACCCCGTTTTCCACTCCACGGCAGCCCCTGCCCCCGCCCTTGTCTTTGCCCCCCTTCTCAGGGACACAGACAACCAGCCGTAGCCCACAGACTTCCAAACGCCAGGTAAGAACATACCTGAAAAGTTATTCAGAGTTGAAACAAAGTCATATTTGACAAAATATGCATGTACATTGCTTCAGATTATAAATGATCTCACTCACGCTAAccaggaagtttttttttctttccttgaaCAGAACTCCACTTGTGAACTTAACGCCTCCTATGGGGGTAAGGACCCACTATGGAGCCCCTCCTCCTTGTGTGGAATGGCTACACCCCCTTCATCCAGGGGCATGTCACCCAACTTCGAGCTCTCCCACAGTGCCTCGCACCTTCCCAGCCGCTTCCACAACACCTCGGGTCAGTTAATTCCCGACACCTCTTCAATATCAAATAttctttataatatttttgattCTTTTACTCACGTGTTGTTTTCGTGTTTTAAATGTGTCAAGGAGGGAAAGGAACACCTGCCTCCAGTACTCCAGCCACCTCATCACCACCTCCCACACTATCAGATGAATTTCCTATTATCTCCTTACCGGCCAACACAATCCAGTCCAGTCCACCTAGAAAAGTGAGCTCAAATTTATCTACTAAATTGacataacttttacattttaatgtagCGACGGTATGCGCATGCTGGGTGAGGACAGCATGGCATCGGGGGTTAATTTGACTCAGGGCGGGGGCGACACTGGTAGCCACAATAAAAGTGATCGGTGTTGTGTGTGCTGAGGGACTTGTTGGTACTGTTTGGTTCTACACTTGAAGAGGACAACTTTAGTGGTTTtggttcccaggaggaggatgaggacaaCGATGAATGGTAGTTAGTGTTACGTGCACTGTTGGAcagtatttatataattaagagtttaaaaatatatttctgtgtactaaatatcccaTGCTACGATGTGGACATCTCCGGCTTGTCATGTATACAAATCTAGTTTTCTCTTCACATTTAGTGGCTTTTCTACTGGTGTGCTCTGTAGCACCTGACTTACAGTTTATTTATGTCATGCAATAAAATAGAACAAGTAAATTGTATTCAAACTGTGGGACTTTGCAGGAACGGAGACACGGAGACAGTGGTAAGCCTGCCCTCGTGAGACAGGACCCTGTGAAAGACTCAGAAAAACTTGGAGCCCCAAACAGAGGTATGCATAGATATGCATTGGTATAGTTCAGTACAGGCCATCGGGGCATGGGGAGGGAAGGGTAACTGTGTTGAAGCATGGTGTGTAGGAACTGGTTCACGGAGTGCACCCTTAGTTAGATTAGATGGTAATATTGACTCCAGTAGTAGTCATGCCTAGATAAGTCAAAAGCCTTTTACTTGTGCTAGCATGTAATATGTTTTCCTGTTGAAACGTTCCATTTCTTCAAACATGGTAACAATTGTGACATTATGTCATCATCAGATGCAGGAGATGCTGAGAATGTGTCCATGACATTGACGGAGCTGTCATTTTTCATGAAGAAACAGGAGTTGGAGCTTCAGCTTAGAattgaaaaagagaaagaagagggtgagcttttgggttttttttctacattgcAGAGCTACATCCAGTCTATCACATACCCCATACAGGGTTATCTTTTGGGAAAAAGTctcaaaaaataattgaatatcACAAAGTCTAAAATCAGTATTTCTCACACACTGCAGCATTttctttattctgtcttttctttttttttaatatgtgcaGCGGCCATCACAGAGGAGCTTCTGAAGATCACTGAAGATAAGCAGGAACTGTTAGGCCTGAGGGGTTTTGACTCCCCTTTCTATCGCACCACTGAGACTCTGACGGGCTGCCAGACACAAGACAAGAACCTCACCAACAGCCAACCTGAAGGGTCCGTCATGGACACACGCCATGTGGTGTCAACACCAGACAAAGTGGAGAACACCGCAAGTACCAGTGGTGTCGAACGTGGAGGGGGAGTGGGAGATACTCGGAGTTCAGCCATCGGCCTTGAACAATCCTGGCCCTTGTTGACTGGGTTTACACCCATTGATCACCACCTGTATCGGAGTTCATCTGCCCCGGAGGACGAAGTGGGCAAGTTTGGGATGTTCTCGCCAAGTCCATGCAGCAAGACTCCTGCCCCGGTGCCATACGAGGTGTTCTTTGACCTCGCTTTGCCCAGGGCAGCCTCGCTTTACGTGGGCCAGAAGACGTCCGAGGCCATCCACAAGGCGGCACTGGAGAGGTCTTCAAGACGGGAAGAGGGGCTAGAAGACGGGGACGAGGAGGGGGTTGTGACTACTTCACCACTGGAGGTGCTGGATCGCCTTGTTCAGCAGGGGAGTGATACTCATGATAAAGTCCTTAAGAGGTAagaggcttttttttctttatttcgaacatcatccaaagcacaacaaaccaaacataaacatacacatgttcaaaagggaatgggaagaagtcaagacttatctactcccccccccccccccccaaccacccagattccaacctcatcccaacaaaacatatattattccttgtctaccagaatgaaaaccccacatccagccaccctcacccagcttgaggcacccaactacgtgccaagagcaaccagttcattactagtcatCGTATCGATATTTCATATCACACCAACATTCCATGCAAAGtacttagagcaggggtctcaaacacgcggctcgcgggccaattgtggcccgcaggacactagtttgaggccccaatTCCTGcagaaagtttaatgttggtgcggcccgcacaagtttgatatggatgctgtatggtatcatgtacccagaaaaaaatattacgtttgattaatgttcatgttaatggttaaataactgttaatagttatcctctctatctgtgtggaagtggtaagtttttggctatttaagtttaaaggaaataacttgaaggctaccgtttaggtggctagctctctagtttgcgagttagcatgtgtctcaagaccctgcagttgcgcaatatgttgtaaataaaaagagtataaatgtgactatagtcgtgttttgtcatgtctacagagctctaataatgctttgttaattttaatctgaaaaaaataatttgtctacccaccagctatatgtggtttcttaagtttttattatttgccgttttattattattattatatttatttattactgattgattgattttcttgatttgtttatttatttgtcatcttattttgtgtagaaaaataaaaagtaagatatttgagaacagtggaatgttttatcagagcttttattgtagaaaattggaaccaaagcaaagttttttttaatttttttgtttttaataaatgtgggttttttttgtttgttttttttggaaaaccttatgcagcccagtctctcccagacccgagctccagtggcagccaagtaaattgagtttgagacccctgacttagaggaACTTAAACAAGTGAAAAAACTACACTGTTGTAGtatggagtggccttttatttttGCCAACATAACACATACCTGTGCATTAATCATGCAGCGTTCATGAAAAATGTGAGCATAAACAACATATAAACCTGAACAATCCggtgtgttttaatgttttccatGCAGCCCGCCTGGGTTCTTTCCAGTCTATTACTGTTGTGCAGTTGAAAACAAGTACAAGTATTGTTCAGTACCCCGCTGACCCAGCTTGTTTATCTACTCTCCCATGGCTTCGCTCCCATCAGCTGCATCTTAATCACAGCAAGAACagtcttacatttattttgtcaaaAGACGTTTTTCTATCATTCAGGTATGATATGTGTATGATATGTGTGTCCCGACATCCCATAGTTGATCATCACACCGTGActgacatttacatttaaattccaGAGGAGTCTGGtctcagaaaatgtgtttcttccATTCTCTCCTTGGACAGATTACCTTTGCCAAGTAAGTCAGCTGACTGGACGCACTTTGGAGGTAACTCACACCCGCTTTCCTCTGCTGGTAATAGAAGCAATCATGAATactgcaggctgcacggcggaggagtggttagcatgcaggcctcacagctaggagacccaaattcCTGAATTAAATTCCAcactcggcaatctctgtgtggagtttgcatgttctccccgtgcatgcgtgggttttctccgggtactccggtttccccccacattccaaaaacatgctaggttaattggcgactccaaattgtccataggtatgaatgtgagtgtgaatggttgtttgtctatatgtgccctgtgattggttggcgaccagtccggggtgtgccccgcctctcgcctgaaaggacagccgggataggctccagcacctccgcgaccctcttgaggataagcggtagaaaatgaatgaatgaatatcctctTAATGTTTCTACCTTGATTCAGGTAgaacaaaaatttaatttggaCTGGTGGGAGTCAGTAATTATAGTCACTGTTTTGCACCATCATCTGATCTCGTATTGATATTTGTTATTATCATATGTCATAACCATTTTAAAGAAATGTGTTATTGGTCATGTAAGTCCAGTATATCTGCAGTAGATTAGTGATGTCTGTCATACACGACTATATTTCTGCACTATGCTCACTGTATTCTTGTACTGTTaggacattcattcagtcattcattcatttcctaccgcttttcctcacgagggtcacgggggtgctggagcctatcccagctgtcttcgggcgagggggtacaccctggactggtcgccagccaatcacagggcacatatagacaaacaaccattcacactcacattcatacctatggacaatttggagttgccaattaacctagcatgtttttggaatgtgggaggaaaccggagtacccggagaaaactccacacagagatggccgagggtggaattgaaccctggtctcctagctgtgaggtctgcgcgctaaccactcgaacgccgtgccgcctacTGTTAGGACATGTTAAAGCTAAATTAGCATGCGTTTGTATTATTTGGTTGTTTTGGGGTTAACCTCAGGGTCGGCTCCTACGGATGAGCTTCAAACGCTGCGCAGCCAGCTGCTCCTGTTGCACAACCAGTTGCTGTATGAGCGCTACAAGAGGGAGCAGCACGCCGTCCGCAATCGGCGCCTTCTGCGGCGCATCATCAATGCCACTGCACTTGAAGAGCAAAACAATGCCATGGTAAGTGCACATGATGGATCTTTAGCCACATTTGGCATTTTAATTCTGCAAAATATTAATCtaagttttggattttttttgtgcagaagGACCAGCTTAACCTGCAGAGTGTGGACATCATGTCTCTGAGGGAGAGTCTACAGGTGGAACAACAGCGGTACAGGCAGCTGTGGGACGACCGGGAGACGGTGGTGACCCGTCTGCACAGTCAGATCAGACAGTTGCAGCAGGGACGAGACGGCTACGACACCAAGAACCAAGAGCTCCAGGTACGTGTCATTGTACGTGACAGGTAAGAACTTTGGAATTACCTAAGCGTTACTGATGTTTGTTCCTGCAGAGCAAGTTACAGGAGTGTCAGAAAAGGATGGATGAACTTGAGGCAGAGCTTCAGGGGGCAAATAACCGAGTCTGTCACACTGGACACCTGCTCAAACAGATGACCATCAAGGTActgtatttcactttttttacagtgtacattttctttggtaatggtaatggttttatttcatttgaacatgcatcagattacaattgagtgcatcccataatcagttcccagttccacatgtccaaaaggagtaggaagaagcaaatcttattaaatcctacccctccatctggtacttttacaatcagtaactgttacatttgttcacttcctgctttccataatacagtttaaggtttttttgttttttgtttttttaataatgcaccccgtaccgaagtacaaggtgatatgaccatccaatgacataatgtgtaccatagtaagtgtcaatatagtgatatatatagcacatcatgactggttcaagactcttcatccttgtatttagcaaacatcaactgcttgtattgtttcttgaattggctcatcgttgtgcattgtttgaggtccttactcaatccattccatagtttgattccacatactgaaatgctatggctttttaacatagtcctagcatataagtgtttcaaatgtagttcttccctgaaatcatatttctcctctcttgtagagaagtattggatgacatttttagctaattggttgtttttagccttatgcattattttagctgtttgaagatgaactatatcagcaagttgaagtatttgtgattttagaaataaggagttagtatgttctctgtaggcggcattatgaattatccttactgaccttttttgcagtacatttagcgagtgaatattgcttttatagttattagcccatatttccacacaataagtaagatatggtagaaccagagagcaataaagagtgtggagtgatttctgattgagaacaaattttgctttgttcaatactgaaatatttttcagtattatattttttttcttcctgtgtgAAAATTTTGGATGGAATCACACTATTTATGGATCATTTATGATAGTGACATGATGATGTTTGGGTTAgaacacccaaaaaaaatccaacataaGATGACAAATAGTGTGCTGTTGTTTATAAACAGAGCTGACTGGCGGGATAGCAAGCGGGCAGACATTTGGATTTGTCATTTCATTGTCTCTCTACAGACTGCAGATTGTCTCCAGGCTCAGTAGCCGGGACGATGTCACTCATTCTGTGTTTTTCGGGGTCAACGGCAGACCGTGAGCAGTAATCAAGTCTTGTTGATTCAGGAAATTGGGCATTTCATATCATAAGCAGCCACTCGGTCAACTCTGAGCTCACCATTTTAGGTTTTCACACCTGACAAATACACAGCATGGTTTCATGAAACTAAATGGGGGAGGTCAGGATGaaacatttataatttatttataatataagttTTAAGTTGTTTACAGGCATATTTGCAAGGATTTTCTTCAACATCAAATAGAGTTTCTACCTTTCAAATCGGTCAAATTAACAGATGGGATGCATAATTGACGTATGTCTTATTGCATTCCATAACGTTTATGGCAAAGTTGCATCAAGCACAAGATAAGTTTGCCTGTTGATAAGCATCCTTATGTTTAATGCACATTACAAATGTATAGCTTAATAACTACACTGTGCTATTGTTTGTGCATCCTTCAGCTGAGCAACAGTGAGTGCACCCAGCAGCAAATGAGCTTCCTGAACAAGCAGCTACTGCTCCTCGGGGAGGCGCATAAGCTGTCCAAGCAAGAACTCCAGCATGTAGGTGCAGATAATACCAAGGTATGGTAGCAGGACGACTTTAAAGCGTATGAAAGTGTAGTAGAATTGTTCCTGTCTTTCTCACATTTTGTCTCGTTCCCCTCGTGCAGAGACCCACCACCCAGGAAGCCCAGATGCTACAAGCATCCTGCAGAAAAGAAGTGGAGGCTCTGAGACAGAGCCTGCTGGTTCAGAGTCAGAAACTCGAGGCAGCACATCACAGGGCCGCCGAATTGGAGACACTCCTCTCCAAGAAGGAGCATCTCATTGCAGAACAGAAAAAGTTTCTCGAGGATGTAAAATGTCAAGCAAAGTGAGTGTCACTCTTTTCTGGACTTGAATCTGAACATCTTCATCTAACAAGTCCACCACCCGTTCCTGTATGTATCACTCTTTATTTGTTCTAGATCAAGTTGTCAGTATTTGCCGTGTGCTCTTTTTCTCACAATTCACATGGATCCTCCGACACTCCTTTTCCTTCTCATCCGCTTTCTGGTTTTCTCTTCAGGGTAGAGCTGCAGGCCTCGGACAGCAGATATCAGGCTCAGAGAAGAATCACTCAACTGCTGCAGACTGAACTCCTGCAGCTTTACAGCAAAGTTGAAATGGAGGCTCCAGGTAACGGTGCCGATTGCTTGCCACCGGGGGGCAGAGCGGAGCCACACACAGCTGCTGACTCCAGGTTTGTAGCTCAGTATCACAAATTCAATGCTGTACCTCAGCAAGATACATCTCACACCATCTCAACATTGCACGCTGTTATAATTTTGCCTGCataaacaatttgaaatgcatataaacactgataaatgatgaatggcagggataaattaacatttaagcttacaaataccttcattgaagatgatTTTTGATGCGattgaaaacaggaagttgatggTGGTCAATCTGGCTGGCACTTAATGGCTCTGGGAAAAATCATttcacgcagacctcacagctaggagttcaattccaccctcggccatctctgtgtagagtttgcatgttctccccgtgcatgcgtgggttttctgcgggtactccggtttcctcccacaccaGATTTGATACATACTATTCCATATAGTacacacaacataaaaatacagcCAGATATGACGGTATGTTATTGTATTGACTCTAAAGCTTGTTTGCATACTCTTTTTACTATTATAATTCTATGCGTTTCGTAATTGAGGCACAATGCTCACTTATATGACTTGCAATGACAATATACGTAGGTACGCTATATTCATCATGCAGCgtctaaaaatatttatttaaatatttcaatatattttggaTCCGGTTAAAAGAAGAATAGGCtgcacatctaggagacccgagttcgattccaccctcgggcctctgtgtggagtttgcatgttctccccgtacatgcgtgggttttctcagggtactccgttttttttcccacattccaaaaacatgctaggttaattggcgactccaaattgtcgataggtatgaatatgagtgtgaatggttgtttgtttatatgtaggctaggataggctccagcacccccgcgaccctcatgaggataagtggtagaaaatgaatgaatgaatgaatgaacatcttcAGTGAAGTTAAAAGTAACATTAAACCTTAATTTAtcccttttattcatcatttgtatacatttggaattgttttatgcatataaAACAATTGTAACACTATAATCACGTGTACGAATGGTCGGGAAAAATAGCCAATAGGAGACTTACATGTACACAACTTGATATTTGTGgggttcatttcattttctaccgcttttcctcacgagggtcacggagggtgctggagcctatcccagctgtcttcgggcgtgaggcggggtacaccctggactggtcgccagccaatcacagggcacatatagacaaacaaccattcacactcacattcatacctatggacaatttggagtgcacagagagaacatgcaaactctacacagagatggccgagggtggaattgaaccctggtctcagagatgtgaggtctgcgcgctaaccactagaccgccatgccgccctatatatatttaaattagtataaatgtttttggggtattttatgaaaataaacttacTGGATCCAGTATTGgtttgattcatttatttttttgttgttattcttgTTGTGCTTTAAAATCTTTCTCTTTTAATTACATGATTTTCTTGTACAGCATCCTGGTGCCTGATGGACCAAGTAAAAGTTGTACTAACGAGGAGATGGATGGTCGACCACCACATGACTCACCCTGCGGTAACGGCAGCACTTTATTACTAGGGCAACCAAAGGCAAGCAAATCTTCCAAGACTACAGCCAACTCGGTCAATGGCAGCCCGGAGCCAGGCCCGTCCCTAGTAGTGGAGCCCCCCCTGTCCTGCCCCCACACCAATCTGCTTGCACCTCTGCCCGCATCTGACACACCACTCACCGTGGGCTCCTACCCCAGCGCCAAAAGCTTCCTTGGCATGAGGGCGCGCGAGCTGTTTCGCAACAAAAGTGAAAGCCAGTGTGATGAGGAGCAGCCATCGCATCCTCGGCTCGCCGGCCTCGCCCACGGATTGAAGACTGAGCTGTGCACGGAGTCCCCGTGCCCTGGTTACGTCGCCCGTATCAGCCCCGCACCCTCCCACACTCCGACTATCTCGACCCAGCCTCTTACCCCTGCCGCTCCTGTCACCTTACCCACCAAGGATCCCTCTGAGCCTAAACAGAAGGCCCCCGGTCAGGAAAGCCCCCGTAGGAAGGTAGGGCTGGGGCCCGGCGGAGGGCGAGGCCTAGCAGGGACAGGGAGGCCCAGACAACAACCGCTAAAGATCATGGACTACAATGAAACGCATCATGAGCACAGTTAGAGACACAACTGAGCCGGGGGAGATTGAAGCTTGAGATTGAGATCTACAAATCAGCAAAAGAGTAATATGTCAACAACTCTTTCAAAGTCAGTGTTATTTGTTCCATTCCTTTGAGTGGACAACAGGATTCCATTCCCCTCCttctttttcctttattttcccCAGACAATGACGCAAAGCTTTATGTACTAACAGTGGATATACTGAGCGGTGACGCACCTTCAATCCATTCATATAAAGTATAAGTATTTTTTGCTCCTACATAATGATAGAGAGGTTTATCATGTGAAAAGCAAAGTGTTGACAGAAAACTGTCCCTAACAATGGACCGGTGCCAATATATCTTAGGAAGCAGTGGCAAAACTGCAATCGTGCTGCTCTGTAAGGGTGGTCCTTAGATTACGGACAAGTTCAATTTCTAACCTGTGATGGACAAATGGCACCACacacaaatgaaatcaaacactACCATCTTAAAATATTGTTGCAGTCTTGTCTGCAATGATAACCTCATTTCGCAGATATTGTAAcagcgcacagaatccatgaccccttcTAGAATTCATTAGTATTCGTTAAACCTCCTTAATAAGTCCTGTTATTCTGTATCACTGTTCTGTATCACTACTTCTAGAGCGTTCTTGTGTTTACGGaccaaaattgcattttttaaaattaattcactGGAGCGCATTCATGACCAGGATAACATCGTAAACCGAAGACtgtctgtattttatttttcaacactgTCAGCTATTCCTTGTGTCTCATTTGAGCTGGGTGTTAAAACCTAAGTCGCTGTTTCCTGGCGTTCACCTGGGGTGAAAAAACACCATATCATGATTCAGAATCAAAAACTAACATTTCCAAAACAATTCCAGTGAGTTTTTGTCCAGAATGATTGTGCTGTGTGTAGAGGAACATGTCCGTTCTTGGATTTCCAGAAGGATACAAAATGAAAAGTGTGTGTATGCATTTTTATCGACGCCACATGTATTTGCATTATCTTGTTTAATCTAAATTGACATCAGGAAGTGACCAAGCTCTACAATATTAACATTTGCTTCATTGTATTCTTCAATACTACCAGGAATCATCAGTCAACAGAAGTATGTAGTGTCTTTTTCCCTGGAAACCTTCTCACTAAATCCTGTTGTCCACCGGGAACTCCTGCTGTCATTTCCTTCTGCTGCGCTATCTATAGCATGTTCAACAATCCACTTTAAATGCCAACAGTAGTAATTAATGCAACCTAAGATGGAAGGTAcaccctgcacaacctgaagaaAGCAGGACTCGTGACTGGACGACATGGCGACAAAGAACGTTTTTAAAGCAGTGGCTTGTGTTTAACTGTGAACAATAAAGATCGTCTTCAATGTTTTGCACTATAATCCtgagtggctttttttttgttcttgtttattttctttagcaATTTGGCCTTTGGGTGTGCATTGAGGTGTCGATGCTGCAAATGTTGGTATCGATCCAATACAGTCATTGAATTAATTTGTTGTTTAACTACATAAACAGAGCAAAGTAATACAGTTATCCCTTTTATTACACCTTGttgtttgataaaaaaaataatttatttagcCTACAAAAACGAAGAGTTCCTCATGCTATCAGTATAGCATTGACACTTAATACCTTTCGTATCGATAATAGGATCAACACCCGACTCCTGCTTGCCTTTACGTTCTCATTTTGTGCATTGCAAGTGTAATTAACACGCACAGGTGAGTGAAATGagtgatttttgttgttttcttaatCTTTTAGTAGTCATTATTTGGTCGAATATGACGTTTTTTAATCGAGTGAACGTAAAAGTCTgctatagcatagcataaacaACTCTTGCTCTTGCTAGcccagcatagcatagcaagaGCAAGGAAACCAATTTTCCTGTTGTCCATGTACGAAAATGCGTAACAATGattgtaatataattttatttaggaAAAGTACGCCGAACTACAAGGCAGTGGTATTTTTAAAGTCTAGTCTATGTATGCTAATCACCATAGACATAACAAGACTTtactttccattcattcattcattcattcattttctaccgctaaggTCCAATCTCAAAATATGTGTTGTTTATATGTAAAACATATGATGTTTAAAATCCCCCAAACATCATGATATAGTTCATTTTGCAAGGAAATCGTGTTGTTTCACCAATATCATtaaactatatattatatttttcccgactgtatttaaaaaaaaatgcctttttaaaattcattgaATGCACCAGCTGGTCATTTTTGTATTCAGAAGCTAATTGTTGTATGCTTTGcttccagcagagggcactgttgcTTCATAAACCCCGGACGTCAATATTTGGCCTCAACAGGTGAAGACAGTCAGGTAAGTCAGATGTTGCTCATAATGGTTGATGATTAT is a window encoding:
- the tsc1b gene encoding TSC complex subunit 1b; the encoded protein is MAREQPSMGDLLPLLETSDLHQLEEIRGLINEQLSTERGSVLLNGLVDYFLETNSSEAMHILCSVREPHDKHLLDKMNECMTKQSCRLPTLTMLGHVIRKQPSWIHKIARYPLLLSLLKCLKTDTDVVVLITGVLVLITLLPMIPQAGKQHLWEYFDIFGRLASWNLRNPGHISEVYLIHLHASVYSLFHRLYGMYPCNFVSYLRSHYSMKENMETFEEVVKPMLEHVRIHPELVTGTKDYELDPTRWKKYEIHDIVIECAKVSLDPKEASCEEGYATMPENFYPQIHLRPQDCTSSPYTDLYSSYGSSSSTPFSTPRQPLPPPLSLPPFSGTQTTSRSPQTSKRQNSTCELNASYGGKDPLWSPSSLCGMATPPSSRGMSPNFELSHSASHLPSRFHNTSGGKGTPASSTPATSSPPPTLSDEFPIISLPANTIQSSPPRKERRHGDSGKPALVRQDPVKDSEKLGAPNRDAGDAENVSMTLTELSFFMKKQELELQLRIEKEKEEAAITEELLKITEDKQELLGLRGFDSPFYRTTETLTGCQTQDKNLTNSQPEGSVMDTRHVVSTPDKVENTASTSGVERGGGVGDTRSSAIGLEQSWPLLTGFTPIDHHLYRSSSAPEDEVGKFGMFSPSPCSKTPAPVPYEVFFDLALPRAASLYVGQKTSEAIHKAALERSSRREEGLEDGDEEGVVTTSPLEVLDRLVQQGSDTHDKVLKRLPLPSKSADWTHFGGSAPTDELQTLRSQLLLLHNQLLYERYKREQHAVRNRRLLRRIINATALEEQNNAMKDQLNLQSVDIMSLRESLQVEQQRYRQLWDDRETVVTRLHSQIRQLQQGRDGYDTKNQELQSKLQECQKRMDELEAELQGANNRVCHTGHLLKQMTIKLSNSECTQQQMSFLNKQLLLLGEAHKLSKQELQHVGADNTKRPTTQEAQMLQASCRKEVEALRQSLLVQSQKLEAAHHRAAELETLLSKKEHLIAEQKKFLEDVKCQAKVELQASDSRYQAQRRITQLLQTELLQLYSKVEMEAPGNGADCLPPGGRAEPHTAADSSILVPDGPSKSCTNEEMDGRPPHDSPCGNGSTLLLGQPKASKSSKTTANSVNGSPEPGPSLVVEPPLSCPHTNLLAPLPASDTPLTVGSYPSAKSFLGMRARELFRNKSESQCDEEQPSHPRLAGLAHGLKTELCTESPCPGYVARISPAPSHTPTISTQPLTPAAPVTLPTKDPSEPKQKAPGQESPRRKVGLGPGGGRGLAGTGRPRQQPLKIMDYNETHHEHS